Proteins encoded by one window of Mercenaria mercenaria strain notata chromosome 4, MADL_Memer_1, whole genome shotgun sequence:
- the LOC123551383 gene encoding uncharacterized protein LOC123551383, with protein MLAVVALYNKCEKSSQNEYLSCFSRFLIAYIDIFLFLVKVNVPKSRKTFCKGKKCKKHTLHKITQYKKGRDSLFAQGKRRYDRKQSGYGGQTKVIFRKKAKTTKKITLRLECTTCKYRKQLSIKRCKHFELGGDKKRKGQMIQF; from the exons ATGTTAGCTGTTGTCGCGTTATACAATAAATGTGAGAAGTCC TCCCAAAACGAATATTTAAGTTGTTTCAGTCGATTTCTAATTGCCtacattgatatatttttatttctcgtTAAGGTGAACGTCCCAAAGTCGAGGAAGACCTTTTGCAAGGGGAAGAAATGCAAGAAACACACTTTACATAAAATTACCCAGTACAAAAAGGGCAGAGATTCTCTGTTTGCCCAAG gTAAAAGACGTTATGACAGAAAACAGAGTGGTTATGGTGGTCAGACGAAAGTCATCTTCCGTAAAAAG GCCAAGACCACAAAGAAGATCACACTGAGACTGGAGTGCACAACCTGTAAATACAGGAAACAGTTGTCTATCAAAAGATGTAAACATTTTGAACTTGGAGGTGACAAAAAAAGGAAG